AAGAGTCCTTCAGTTTTCGCGACTCGTAaagattataattaaaagaacttTTACATTTGTGTTTAACgtttactattttaattttaaaatttgcaaaattCCCAGTTTTCGTGCCCATCGACGACCAAGATGTCGTCAGTAGTCATTTGAACATTTTAATGGCCAACGAAAATAATACAGTGACACTAACGGACACAACAAATGTCACAACAAATTTTGTCCTTAAACCGGAAAATCTCaaacatttattataaaatattaattagttattatttttcttgttgTGAACCGAATCGTGATTCTAAACGTTTTAAGAAGaattttacttgtggtaggacctcttgggagtccgcgcggatgggtaccaccaccctgcctatttctgccgtgaagcaataatgcgtttcggtttgaagggtggggcagccgttgtaacttacttgagaccttagaacttatttctcaaggtgggtggcgcatttgtgttgtggatgtctaagggctccagtaaccacttaacaccgggtgggctgtgagctagtccacccaaaGAACACAAACAAGAATTCACCAAAAccagtccagccgtttagggCGAGCTCACTAAAATTACGTCATCCCTTCTTGGGAATAGCCAGTCCGTAATTACAGGAGTCAGGATAGCATTAATTTGAAAAAGTAATCTAAATACGACACggatacaataattatttataacaaaaacgtCTTCAGCAATAGGCAGAGGCTTGACTGTGCTCTTGGCACTGCCAATATCCGTGCGTCACATAAATAACTTATCATCCAGTGTGCCGTAAACTCGTCTGCTGTCAATAGCAATCGCcataaaaattaatgaatgatTAGAGTAGTCACACCTAATATGAACAGGATCGCATACCTATATAAAGAGACCACGGTAATTTAAATAGTCTTTATTTCTATAAACACAtctataacaataatattatatttaaaaaaaaaacataaattaacaataataatggaGGAATGTTATACATACTAGaactaaataaagaaataacattaaatattatttgaactatttctaataaaatagGTAATGGAAGTTTTCGTGAGCATAAAATAGGCAGCTTCAAACGCGATGGTAAGAGATGGGAGTCTTGTTTAGGTCAAAATATCAAGAAAGAATGGCCTTTCTCAGAGGTTAACTTTTCTTTCACACTGTACTTTAAGGGGATCTAACAAAGGACAGAATCCAGTCACATATGcactattttttaaatataaggaTGGTTCATTATTGGTTTTACTGCTATGTATTAGATATGTGGAGTACAGTTGATACTGCTAACCTAGTGGATCTTATTGTAGCCGATTTGACAGAATTCATACAAAATAAGGTTGATAAAGAAACTCTAAGGAGTAATGATAGGAAATCCATTTTCTTTGAATAAATTCAATCAAACattacgatttattttaattttacgattattatatttttgtgatGTGAAATACCCGCAGagggaaataaatataaatatctggTCGATTCGACCCTGAACTAACAAATTGTCGTTTAAAGACTAAAACAATTATCTTacgtacaataaaacaatatcacAACAAAAAATAACTAACAAATCGAGCAGATGAACAGACAGATTTACTGTTTCGCTTTATTCATTTCATTGTAAGCGTCAGATAAAAACaaacttcattaaaatagattttaaaaaatctaCAAAGACGAATGGAGTGATTGATATTTGCATTAAACCAATATCCAGATAAATAACTTTGCAAGTAAATGGCAATAGTTAAATGTATATAGAACAAAAACTCAAAATCCTTTATATGCATTGATTTAAAAAGGAAACcgtaatatgtattaaaaaatacattacgtaTATAATGGTAAGCAAGTACCGAATTATATGCgatgaaagaaaaataattaaatacacacctatatattaatattatattaaaaatttctgTACGCACGCAATGTTATTACGTAATTTTTCTGCTATTTGTACTTAGCGAGTCGCATTGGTGTGTTTTGCCACGAATTATCCATAAGTGAAGCCGCAACACAAACTTTATTAGTCCAAGAAGAGTCATTTGATTTGCGGCAAATACAGACAAACAGATGAAAACGCGTTTCTGTTAATACTTTGTATCATACTATTAGTAAAAATTAGGATAATCAAGACAAACACATCCTACACGTGTATTTTTGGGAAAAATAagtattaatgtaattattttttcacgAATACACTATACTAAGATAGCTGTTTGTTCTTATTGTAATTACCGATTTTTCATATAGATACTACAACGATCAATTTAGTGAGATTCTTCACTGAAATAAAATTGTAGCAACATAATATTTACTACTACCGTAAATAATGTTTACCGACATTGCACTACaactaaataattttgattaaaaatacttttacggtatttgtgtttattcaattaatttacgtattaattaggattatattaaataattagcgtaaaagtttttttaaacacgCCTAGACTTATCTCGAAActgaaataaaactaaataatactaattttaaatagttacatatttaaaacactaaataaaaataatttctaaataatatttagcTTCGTTTCAGCCTACCCTAAATAACAAAACTTATCACATAGAATGGCTGCTTAAGTACTAAAAGGTACTGAATGAAAAAGCACTAACTTAATTaatgacggtttttttttttcaaaatgaattCTTTCAGAACTTTTCTTGTTTTCAGACAGTGTTTGTCAATTGTCGGCTAATTACAATatccattttttttacaatttcgtccttttttgtttaataatgcTGGCCATTATTGATGTACAGGTGCCATTTCATagagtttttaattgaattaaatttaaatttgaattacttTCTAAATATAAGCTATTTGTAAATCTCAAATTATCACTGAAATTTAAGCTTTCTCTAATAGAATACAGAATTGTCTCAAACATTATTACATTACCACTATAATCTACTTACTAGAATGATTACGAATTCTTAAATTTAACTTAACAATTGACAGACCAATACAGACCCTATCGCAATCCGAATACAGATCATATTCAAAACTCGTACATTCTCACACGTTTTTGTACCtcaatttttatattcttttaatatcagacaaaaactaattttatcGTTTAGAAAATACTGATCAAAAAATTAACACTGGAAGCGGTATtgataataatgaaaacattactACATATTACATCTAACTAAATACTTAAGCTACATTAAAAAGTATTGAGGATGTAATAATACGTAAGGAACACTATCGCAATGTATTAAAGTGTTCGCTGAAAGGTCGCCAATGAAGGTGGCGCCactgtagcaagtggaaagattttaaaaacactTGCTACACTAGCGCCACTTCAGTaagtcttccaacaataactcGCTGCTTACAGATCcacactttttcaacttgtcctcTATACAAGGTGtcccttacctctaccctccatattaaAAAGGAAGtgtgttttttaaatcataGACTAAGCACTAAAGATTTAAAACCACAGATTATCCTAAAcgcatatatactttttttgtaactGCGCTACTATTTGTATGatctaaattaaattagatCTGACCTTTGAGTGAAATCGAGATTCATAATTGATATATTCGTATAATTATGGTGTACGGACGATGCCCGTCGTTGACATACCGTTGCCATGTCAAGGTACTTGGCTGCAGACAGTCGGTATGTGGGGCCGCTCTCACTGCGCCTTCGGCTTGTGAGCTCCGTCGGTGGTGAAAACGAAAGAGAATTCTGAGCGTTTCTGAGCGAACGATATGAATTCATCTGTCGGGGATAGTTTAatatgattattaatttttttttattagaggtagaggggaagaggttgaccgaagaagacatggatggagtgtatgaatgacgatatgagagagagagagagagagagaagagagtgttgagatgacggctgataggaGAGAATGGtggagaaaaatttgctgtgccgacctcaCCTAGTGGTGGTggagaaatgtatttttttattatgcagaCGTCTATAGACAAGATTCTATAAAATGAACGCAGCCGGTACACAATACAATAGAGAATACGACCTCAAACCTCAAGGTGGACCGTGAGATGGTACACTCATCTAACTAACAAATGCGTGAAGATAAATTTCAACTAGTGTGCGAATCCAAATATAACTCCAACTACCCTCTTTTTTTCACTGATATTCAAACTTCGGTACTGAGTCTCATACTACTTGTACTTGTGACGTTTGTATCCTACAACTAAATAAAGTATTGCTTACCGTAAGTCAAATATCCCTTCTCGTCCAGGTCGGCCTGGTGGAACGTGTTGCTGGCATCTTGCTGACACAGTCCAAGACATTTGCCGGTCACCTCTTCGAAGCCGGCAGAGTTGAGTCTCCCGGTCCGACCAGTGTCGTACAACTGGAGACAACACAGATCAGTTTGATCGACTTTTGGATATAACATGTGATATTCCTGGCAGCATTGTAAGCCCTCGAGTCTGTTTCTGACGTCAAAAACGGGTTCCGGCTTGTTGGGACGGACAAATGCGACAGCTCATCTCAGCTAATTAACATACTCCTCTATTTTTTTACTGGATTAAAAAGTAACATTTACCTTCCAAGCGTAATTGAGCACTTTAGATAGCGGCGCCTGCTGGAGGGAGAGGAAGACGGCGCACAGTAGATAGTCGGGAAAGTACACCAGGCCACTGGACCTCTGGAAGGAAATTGTTAAATTATTGATATATCGTAAACGAATCAATAATttcaacgatttttttattttctggcTATCGTAAAggtatgttataaataaattataatataacaataaaatatattaataatgtaatataatattataaattacctGGACAAATATTTCAAATAGCCTCTGCGTCTTTTGATCGTTAGGCACCCCGAGCCTCTGGCAGAACTCCTCAGCCGTGAGCCAACGAGCCCTATCCTGCAGTCCCTGGGCAGCTAGGTGCAGCTCTAGTTGGGACCTCTCTAGGCTGAAATTCAAAACTTACTATTTTCATTGGTTTTCTCGAGTCGtagacatttttaaaattttatcttttaaccattattttcatttcataattttcaAAGTTACGAATACTTTATCTGTCTAGTAAATCTTATACTTCATAACGAGATATAGCTGGTTGCTAAATCTAACACTAAAATCTACAGAGTGCTTCATTTTTTCTGAATGCACATTCCATAGATTTTCTTGTAATTACAAAAAGACAAGAATCTAAATTTTGATGTTGAGAATAGTGTCTTCATTCTCTTACCCAAGAGCAGCTCTTAGCTCGCTGACCTCCCTGGCACACGGAGCTCCTGGTATACCCAGATTCTTGGCTCTAGCAATCAGCCGGCAGTCGTCGTAAGTATAATCTAATACTGGAACTCCTAGGGCTCTAGAAACAACAGGTTGGTATTCTTAATCACGAAATAGTAACTAATAGAACACGAAATAGATGACATACTACAACTGTTGTAGTATGTCATCTACATACGCATTTTTGTACACCTGTAGTTCTTTGTTGTTGTTATAATATCATGTTAAACAACCCGAAATAAATGAGATATTGACATTTTGTTGACTTTTTGAATTTTACATATGTAAACAAGTACTAATATTACAAAACCTTCATTTGAAAATATCCGATAGTTGTATCAAAAATCGTACAGTTCATGGTTTTAAAGGTAGGTATTTCAAGATAGATGCAAACTTAATATCAAGATTGTTCTTAAGTAGCAATATTTGCAGTATACTTTTTAAACCAAGTTCAATGTATCCAATAGCTATATTAATCACTGGTTTCCCTCAATTAGATTAAATGGTctactattttattatacaaacatataatataaaaatattacgttttaTACCTGTTTATCATTGCATGTATTagtattacattacatttagcCGTCATCATTCAAATAGCAAATTAGAGAGGAGCAATGTCAATAATACAGTCGAGAGTGCCGTATTTGTACTCACTTAGCCATAACATCTCGAACATTCCTCGCATACAGTTTCGGATCTCGCTTCTCCTCTTCACTCGGATAGTATACAGGCAAGAACTCAATCTCACACGAGCTGTGTACTTGTGTCAGAGTCAGCCAAAGCAGCTTTAAACTGTAAATTGAGTggttacttatataatataatgtgttTTATACGgcatattatgtttaattatttttttattctttggtTTTAATcatgttatattaaatattgaaatttattaggACGCTAGGAATACAATGGTTCCTCCATAACATTACTTGACATGTTTCTAAAATTGTCTAAAATGGGTTTTATTGGCAATAATTAGAATGTTGAAGAAGTTATTGCTCATCCTCAATCGTTACCTAATAACTAACCTAAGGAACCTAAAGTCGATTGACTTTCTTTTGTCATCAACAACTATCAACGGACGGATAGAGACATATCATAAGAATCTTCTCTTGACGCTCAAAACCGCAACTTGATCTATTCATCGCGTGCAGCTTATCTTGGTCCTCTCTCACCCTCAATTTTACAGGCCAGCATGAGAAACTCGCTGTCGGCATTCCTAAGAGAACGATGTATAACAGACTGATTTGGAGCATTTACTAATAGTACTATGAGTCCGTGGTATTAAGAGTTGACCATTGAGCCTATATGTTTCTGCTGCAAATCAATCAAGCGTTCGATTTTGAAAATTAGTAGAACCGTCATTTTAATACAACTAGGACTTTAAGATGGTAACGAAACTACAGTATGATGAAACTTGTATACAGATTTCGGTAGATACCCAAAGGGTCAAGGAAAGGGTCGTAACtttttgtctgaaataaaaaaaaatcttacgccCCGGGTCCTTCCCACGTCCAGGTAACCGTGTCCCTGGCATTCGGGTATCTGATGGTGACGGGCTGCACTGGAACTCCTGGGTAGAAGCCTCCAGGCTTGAACGTGATGAGACAGGAGCGATTCGTGCATGTGCCTTCAGGGAATATTAGGACCTGAAATTTTGATTGAACTACACTTGCGGGGTTTCGCGTAATTAGTTATCAAGATTATCGGAATATTGTTCAAGAGCCCACGATCAACTTACATTAAGCCGCCTCGTGAGGCTTCTAGAAATATTTCTTACATTTAACAAAGGGAATGAGAGTAGTATGGTTGTGTGGTTTGCATTGCTGTATTTTATATGAAGCTTTAGGTCTTCTAcacacattccgatagaggcacccgtcacgtgcggacgtgctcatcgtccactcgatcgcccggtctttgttcgcccggcttttgttagcccggccattgttcgcgcggcctgtgtttgtggtacatctgccgactaagtgctctttctggaagtttttatttgttttgtttccttttgttgtttctgtgttcgtggtacatctgccgacaaagtggtttcctgcaagtatttatttgttttgtttcttttcgtaatttctgttttgttgtgctttttctttgtcctgtagtaatcgcgccgcattgccacctgtgttcaatagaaccgctcaggtccgagaagttggggcctcgccgcaaggcgagtgttttcaagacccggggccgccccacctgggtactcagcgatcatggacgctgtattcgcggaattcctccgacttcgccacccacagctcgcctcggagtttttggccttcaaggccaatcacactgcgagccctctcgaggactccgccgcgctcgctacTCCtacgtcgcctgtacctgcgtgcagagcttctgcattgagcaccgcagcctctgtcgtgcctgccgctcccgtgtcgcctatactggcgagaaaagctgctgcgtcgtccgccgtgaccatcgtttcagctgagcgatcatccgcggcctccgtcgcgccctctaaaacacctacacttgctcgtaggtcgcctgcacccgcctcctcgtgctccgactctgactcggacatggaggtcgacctcgcccccgcctcatcgacggatggattcaccctggtacagaagggtaagaagcgtgccgcggagtctcgagctcccgcggccgctaaaattagcaaagccgtgaacgcgtcgcgcccccgccctcagactcccgttgcgcccccagcccgtgccactccgtcgccgcgtccggtggcacaaaataaaacccagacccctcccccggttatccttcaggagaaggcagcttgggatcgagtttgcctggcccttaaggccaaaaatataaatttcacgaatgcccgtaacctcgcgaacggcattcaaattaaggttcaaacacccgacgaccatagggccctctcttcttacctccgtaaggagcgtataagtttccatacgtatacgctccaggaggagcgcgaactccgcgttgtaatacgcggaatccctaaagagttagatgtagagctcgtaaaagccgacctgttagaacaaggcctaccagtgaattctgtgcaccgtatgcacaccggtcgcggtagggagccatataatatggttctagtcgctctccagcctacccccgagggtaagaaaatctttaacacacagaccgtctgtaggctctctggtatcgctgtcgaagccccccataaaaaaggcactcctagccagtgccataactgtcaattgtacgggcactcttcccgtaactgtcacgcgcgcccccgatgtgttaagtgtttgggcgatcacgccacggccctctgcgctcgcgaccaaaaaaccgcgacggaaccgcctagctgcgtcctgtgtcgaacacagggtcaccccgcgaattaccgtggttgcccccgagcccctaaaataaatcgccgcgtcgcccgccaaaaccgcctccgagcttccggcccagacatcaaagcctcggcaccctctgcgtcgcaggctaagccagcgttcgttccggcggcggtgcccagtgtctcggcctgggcaaaaccgctgccgtacacgaacacggctacaactccctcctccgcgattcgtcccgcccccgcgactcgtccctctcccgcgacttgccctccgaccgcgtccgacaa
The sequence above is drawn from the Bombyx mori chromosome 11, ASM3026992v2 genome and encodes:
- the LOC101742486 gene encoding lysophosphatidylcholine acyltransferase isoform X2 encodes the protein MNGKLHSETGAFSSDDMRAEILNPFVHKLELDNTYDKIKTAIFTVILLPFRVIVICYLIVTAWFLACIGLYGLSEEDLRRKPMTGWRRSLKPLICFIGKMSYLAGGMAITVRGRQASKKEAPILVVAPHSSFLDSCIVYATKMSSVIVRKESMDNYVGKLINYTQPVYVWRDDPNSRQNTIKEIIERATSKEDWPQVLIFPEGTCTNRSCLITFKPGGFYPGVPVQPVTIRYPNARDTVTWTWEGPGALKLLWLTLTQVHSSCEIEFLPVYYPSEEEKRDPKLYARNVRDVMAKALGVPVLDYTYDDCRLIARAKNLGIPGAPCAREVSELRAALGLERSQLELHLAAQGLQDRARWLTAEEFCQRLGVPNDQKTQRLFEIFVQRSSGLVYFPDYLLCAVFLSLQQAPLSKVLNYAWKLYDTGRTGRLNSAGFEEVTGKCLGLCQQDASNTFHQADLDEKGYLTYDEFISFAQKRSEFSFVFTTDGAHKPKAQ
- the LOC101742486 gene encoding lysophosphatidylcholine acyltransferase isoform X1, encoding MNGKLHSETGAFSSDDMRAEILNPFVHKLELDNTYDKIKTAIFTVILLPFRVIVICYLIVTAWFLACIGLYGLSEEDLRRKPMTGWRSKLRFSILSLMRLVVVAAGFHRVRILGRQHQAGSSREAPVVVMAPHSSFFDAIAIVCLGAPSVVAKADTARIPFIGQLINYTQPVYVWRDDPNSRQNTIKEIIERATSKEDWPQVLIFPEGTCTNRSCLITFKPGGFYPGVPVQPVTIRYPNARDTVTWTWEGPGALKLLWLTLTQVHSSCEIEFLPVYYPSEEEKRDPKLYARNVRDVMAKALGVPVLDYTYDDCRLIARAKNLGIPGAPCAREVSELRAALGLERSQLELHLAAQGLQDRARWLTAEEFCQRLGVPNDQKTQRLFEIFVQRSSGLVYFPDYLLCAVFLSLQQAPLSKVLNYAWKLYDTGRTGRLNSAGFEEVTGKCLGLCQQDASNTFHQADLDEKGYLTYDEFISFAQKRSEFSFVFTTDGAHKPKAQ